A stretch of the Dyella telluris genome encodes the following:
- a CDS encoding general secretion pathway protein GspK, with translation MSAPACRQPARRQHGVALLVVLWACTLLAILVGGYAVLARTEGLQARYQFAQTQAHYAAEAGVMRAIYALQDPQADQRWVSDGRSYPFAFDGAKVNISIISETGKVDLNAATPDVLQGLFRAAGMSDMDAQSVARNIVDWRSFSYSPPGTVPNAAYANAGLDYGPRHGPFGTVEELQMVLGMTPKVYRAVASQVTLWSGRPQPDPGTAPPLALAAIPGMTPAQAQAIAASRTSGAPQPALGAIQGVTHSIRAEATLADGTRAILRATVRIQGIRPGALPYTVLRWQEGEGE, from the coding sequence ATGAGCGCGCCAGCCTGCCGCCAGCCAGCACGTCGCCAGCATGGCGTGGCCTTGCTCGTGGTGCTGTGGGCATGCACGCTGCTGGCGATCCTGGTGGGTGGCTACGCGGTGCTGGCACGTACGGAAGGCCTGCAGGCGCGTTACCAGTTCGCCCAGACCCAGGCGCACTACGCTGCCGAGGCCGGCGTGATGCGCGCCATCTACGCCCTGCAGGATCCGCAGGCGGACCAGCGCTGGGTGTCCGATGGCCGCAGTTATCCGTTCGCCTTCGACGGCGCGAAGGTCAACATCAGCATCATCAGCGAGACCGGCAAGGTGGATCTCAACGCCGCGACGCCCGACGTGTTGCAGGGCCTGTTCCGGGCCGCCGGCATGTCCGACATGGATGCGCAATCCGTTGCCCGCAATATCGTGGACTGGCGCAGCTTTTCGTATTCACCCCCGGGCACGGTGCCCAATGCCGCCTACGCCAATGCCGGGCTCGACTATGGCCCCCGGCATGGCCCGTTCGGCACCGTGGAGGAACTGCAGATGGTGCTGGGCATGACCCCCAAGGTTTACCGGGCCGTGGCGTCGCAGGTGACCCTGTGGTCGGGCCGACCCCAGCCGGATCCGGGCACGGCCCCGCCGCTGGCGCTGGCCGCCATTCCCGGCATGACCCCCGCGCAGGCGCAGGCCATCGCCGCTTCCCGTACCAGCGGGGCGCCGCAGCCGGCCCTAGGCGCGATACAGGGAGTGACGCATAGTATCCGGGCAGAGGCCACGCTGGCTGACGGCACGCGCGCGATACTGCGCGCGACGGTGCGAATACAGGGCATCCGCCCGGGCGCATTGCCGTATACCGTGCTGCGTTGGCAGGAGGGAGAGGGAGAATGA
- a CDS encoding prepilin-type N-terminal cleavage/methylation domain-containing protein: MTRRARGFSLLEVVAATLLLAIAFAALLKVAGGSIELTRNADDHSQAALWARSLLDTVDITTPLQPGRTEGRFDANYRWRLVVTPWSPAPAGQNNVPVRVMKLDLDVMWGPRLRERTAHFSTLRVLGPVKTS, translated from the coding sequence ATGACACGTCGTGCGCGCGGCTTCAGCCTGCTCGAGGTGGTGGCGGCCACCTTGCTGCTGGCCATTGCTTTCGCCGCGCTGCTGAAGGTGGCCGGCGGTTCCATCGAGCTGACGCGCAATGCCGACGATCACAGCCAGGCCGCGCTGTGGGCGCGCTCGCTGCTGGACACGGTGGATATCACCACGCCCCTACAGCCCGGGCGCACGGAAGGCCGCTTCGACGCCAACTATCGCTGGCGGCTGGTGGTGACGCCGTGGAGCCCCGCGCCCGCCGGTCAGAACAACGTGCCGGTGCGCGTGATGAAGCTCGATCTCGACGTGATGTGGGGGCCGCGCTTGCGCGAGCGCACGGCCCATTTCAGCACCTTGCGCGTGCTCGGTCCGGTGAAGACGTCATGA
- a CDS encoding PilN domain-containing protein: MSTAMQQPLQLQLDRARRAWRGSPMPRFFAWWGGELTGLLPLRWRERFGGGLAWHLLQLDGEEWTLRRTGDAVVLARWNSHLDAASQQVAFKDALRGVDAEDLRIALCLDSANVLRPRLNLPLAARDNLSQIGAFEMDRQTPFRVEQVRYDVREVRASAPAGRFAAELVVVPRQTLDPLLSKLAASGLQVDAVDVLSGTERLGANLLPADLAPRRKHPRQRLNLALGAAAIALLLLSLLQFLHNRESALEQMRTDVEGMRADAQQVSSLRQQLQDNAGAAGFLAERKAHTISALSVLQDLSQRLPTTAWLERLSIDNSGQVGFQGQSPQAARLVDAFKGSTVITDANFQGTIQVDPATGKERFYMVAQLRKPNEAKPKTAPAAAGSAP, from the coding sequence ATGAGTACAGCCATGCAGCAACCGCTGCAACTGCAGCTCGACCGCGCGCGTCGTGCGTGGCGTGGTTCGCCCATGCCGCGCTTTTTTGCGTGGTGGGGCGGCGAGTTGACGGGGCTGTTGCCGCTGCGCTGGCGCGAACGCTTCGGCGGAGGCCTGGCGTGGCATCTCCTGCAATTGGACGGCGAGGAATGGACCCTGCGCAGGACCGGCGATGCCGTGGTACTGGCGCGCTGGAACAGCCACCTCGATGCGGCCAGCCAGCAGGTGGCGTTCAAGGACGCCCTGCGTGGCGTGGATGCCGAAGACCTGCGCATCGCACTGTGCCTGGACAGCGCCAACGTGCTGCGTCCTCGCCTCAACCTGCCGCTGGCGGCGCGGGACAATCTGTCCCAGATCGGCGCTTTCGAAATGGACCGGCAGACACCGTTCCGCGTGGAGCAGGTGCGTTACGACGTGCGCGAAGTGCGCGCATCGGCGCCGGCCGGTCGCTTCGCGGCGGAACTGGTGGTGGTGCCGCGGCAGACGCTGGACCCGCTGCTGTCCAAACTCGCAGCCTCGGGCCTGCAGGTGGATGCGGTGGACGTGCTGTCCGGCACGGAGCGCCTGGGCGCCAACCTGTTGCCGGCCGACCTTGCACCCCGTCGCAAGCATCCGCGGCAGCGCCTGAACCTGGCGTTGGGTGCGGCAGCCATCGCATTGCTGCTGCTGTCGCTGCTGCAGTTCCTGCACAACCGCGAGAGTGCACTGGAGCAGATGCGCACCGACGTGGAAGGCATGCGTGCCGACGCGCAGCAGGTGTCGAGCCTGCGCCAGCAACTGCAGGACAACGCCGGCGCGGCGGGTTTCCTGGCCGAACGCAAGGCGCACACCATCTCGGCATTGTCGGTGCTGCAGGACCTCAGCCAGCGCCTGCCGACCACGGCATGGCTGGAGCGCCTGAGCATCGACAACAGCGGACAGGTCGGCTTCCAGGGCCAGAGCCCGCAAGCGGCGCGTCTGGTGGATGCCTTCAAGGGTTCCACCGTCATCACCGATGCAAACTTCCAGGGCACGATCCAGGTAGACCCTGCCACCGGCAAGGAACGTTTCTACATGGTGGCGCAGTTGCGCAAGCCGAACGAGGCCAAGCCGAAGACAGCGCCCGCCGCAGCGGGGAGCGCGCCATGA
- a CDS encoding general secretion pathway protein GspN encodes MNAAAQRRLTPVLGVVATLFAVLLLVLVAGVGRGVSWGPSRPTQPLPAAHDQGLPPPVPLAQFSAVWMQPLFNNDRKPTMHAASGGASLGDMSLTGIILTPALHMALLRDKSGEHEVRVREGDALPDGSWRLVELKPRAAVFESGTGRTQLELPAGAPIDAPKPDGSTPPNPPAPGAMTVAPAPSNGAVPNASNTPNPALQSPNGADSQADRIRLLREAIQKRRAQQQAATPEGAH; translated from the coding sequence GTGAACGCCGCCGCGCAACGTCGCCTGACCCCGGTGCTTGGTGTGGTGGCCACCTTGTTCGCCGTGCTGCTGCTGGTGCTGGTCGCCGGCGTGGGACGAGGCGTGTCATGGGGGCCGTCGCGTCCCACTCAGCCGCTGCCTGCCGCGCATGACCAGGGCCTGCCGCCCCCAGTACCGCTGGCGCAGTTCTCCGCCGTGTGGATGCAGCCGTTGTTCAACAACGACCGCAAGCCCACCATGCATGCCGCATCGGGCGGCGCGAGCCTGGGTGACATGTCGCTCACCGGCATCATCCTCACGCCCGCGCTGCACATGGCGCTGCTGCGCGACAAGAGCGGTGAGCATGAAGTGCGCGTGCGCGAAGGCGATGCACTGCCCGACGGCAGCTGGCGCCTGGTGGAACTGAAACCGCGCGCGGCCGTGTTCGAATCAGGCACCGGCCGCACCCAGCTGGAACTGCCGGCAGGCGCGCCCATCGATGCGCCCAAGCCGGACGGCAGCACGCCGCCGAACCCGCCGGCGCCCGGCGCGATGACCGTCGCGCCCGCGCCATCGAACGGGGCGGTACCCAATGCCAGCAATACGCCCAACCCGGCCCTGCAGTCGCCCAATGGCGCCGACTCGCAGGCCGACCGCATCCGCCTGTTGCGCGAAGCCATCCAGAAGCGCCGCGCCCAACAGCAGGCCGCGACACCCGAGGGAGCCCATTAA
- a CDS encoding prepilin-type N-terminal cleavage/methylation domain-containing protein, with product MSRSVPARLRGFTLLEVLGALALFSLLLLGVYSGVRTATHTVRSGEATIQRVDQVRSAQQFLRRELAQARAVPLAHTDKGDPIFFKGDAHELRFVAPLPGYLGKLGPQLQQLKLIANGDGTSRLEASFALMPPDGTAPKALGEPQVLVDRVRQGSFSYRAPDSADRPGDWRSGWDDTRSMPRIVRIALQLDGTTTWPQLDAPLRVDAAAVQGQAADLLQGLQRKTVP from the coding sequence ATGAGTCGATCCGTGCCCGCTCGCCTGCGTGGATTTACCCTGCTTGAGGTGCTGGGCGCGCTGGCGCTGTTCTCGCTGCTGCTGCTCGGCGTGTACTCCGGCGTACGCACGGCAACGCACACGGTGCGCTCGGGTGAGGCGACCATCCAGCGGGTGGATCAGGTGCGTTCGGCCCAGCAGTTCCTGCGACGCGAGCTGGCACAGGCGCGTGCCGTGCCGCTGGCGCATACGGACAAGGGCGATCCGATTTTCTTCAAGGGCGATGCGCACGAGCTGCGTTTCGTCGCTCCGCTGCCAGGCTATCTCGGCAAGCTTGGGCCGCAACTGCAGCAACTGAAGTTGATTGCCAACGGCGACGGTACCTCGCGGCTGGAGGCAAGCTTTGCACTGATGCCGCCGGACGGCACCGCGCCGAAGGCGCTGGGCGAACCCCAGGTGCTGGTCGATCGCGTGCGCCAAGGCAGCTTCAGCTATCGCGCACCCGACAGCGCGGATCGTCCCGGCGACTGGCGCAGCGGGTGGGACGACACGCGGTCCATGCCGCGCATCGTGCGCATCGCGCTGCAGCTCGATGGCACCACCACATGGCCGCAACTGGACGCACCGTTGCGCGTGGATGCCGCAGCGGTGCAGGGTCAGGCGGCCGACCTGCTGCAGGGCCTGCAACGGAAAACCGTGCCATGA
- the gspM gene encoding type II secretion system protein GspM produces MKMTALKPRESRIAAVLLLLVVLVVAYFALLHWWFVAPLQSIHAEMDDLRDTHARYAAAIADKPQLQQRIAAMGAGQAASHAFLPEDDPNAAAAGLMQRVVDAAAAHPQGGSCDVTQKMPVTNPPAAPDEPYRKVAVSISLRCDVQPLAETLHDLEQGTPYLFVDDLSIYRNPVAALQQAAAPLEVQFTLSGYVRQPRATGDTQGGAP; encoded by the coding sequence ATGAAGATGACCGCGCTCAAGCCGCGCGAAAGTCGCATCGCCGCCGTCCTGTTGTTGCTGGTGGTGCTGGTCGTCGCGTACTTCGCCCTGCTGCACTGGTGGTTTGTGGCGCCGCTGCAATCGATCCATGCGGAGATGGACGACCTGCGCGACACGCACGCCCGCTACGCCGCCGCCATCGCCGACAAGCCGCAGCTGCAGCAGCGCATTGCCGCGATGGGCGCAGGGCAGGCGGCCAGTCACGCCTTCCTGCCGGAGGACGATCCCAACGCGGCCGCCGCCGGCCTGATGCAACGCGTGGTCGATGCCGCCGCGGCGCACCCGCAGGGCGGCTCGTGCGATGTCACCCAGAAAATGCCGGTGACCAATCCCCCGGCAGCGCCGGATGAGCCCTATCGCAAGGTGGCGGTGAGCATCAGCCTGCGTTGCGATGTGCAGCCACTGGCCGAAACCCTGCACGACCTGGAGCAGGGCACGCCGTATCTGTTCGTGGACGACCTGAGCATCTACCGCAATCCGGTGGCGGCGCTGCAGCAGGCGGCCGCACCGCTGGAAGTGCAGTTCACCCTGTCCGGCTATGTGCGCCAGCCGCGCGCCACGGGCGATACGCAGGGAGGCGCACCGTGA
- the gspD gene encoding type II secretion system secretin GspD codes for MSIQRTPRLTRISTLTLALWLAGCQSLPPQHDDGALQREAMAGTEKPVPAQLPLNTHNNPQDLGTMPKPQVTEGSGQFVRATGLSQPRKAASGDGAVTFNFENQPVQAVVKAILGDLLKQNYTIVPGVQGNVSFSTSEPVDSGQAIPILETLLSWTNNALVMRDGQYVVMPAKDAVAGNLTPSLNAVAPQGGLQARLYPLRYISASEMQKLIKPFARADSVLLADPSRNVIVLSGTPSELDNYQRTIHTFDVDWLRGMSVGVFSLQHATVAELGPQLDQMFGPKGDTPLAGMVRFLPIERTNAIVVISSQPTYLQEVGDWITKIDRGGGNEPELFVYDVRNIKASDLAQYLAQIYTNGGGGGGGNAGKVGPGLNGSTLGSGDNANGSASGMGSTAGSFGSSTSGGIQGTGGGFGSAGGLGNGTSSGFGSNGSGSSFGSNGGVGNTGGGAAGGMSSFGGNNGNNNNSASQQYTSEDGSIRISSVDSNNQLLVRARPSQWSEIQQAIQRLDNVPLQVQIEMRILEVDLTGEMEFGVQWYLQGLANSTPTYDGNGNVNGATSAYPGMSKKISLGSGGNQYAGEPFFYSFLSGNSKLQVAVRALETNGNTKTLSAPSLVVLNNQVAHIQVGDQVPINQTSIVTGLGTTTAGSTASSVSYLPTGVILDVQPRVNPGGLVYLNVQQQVSNTTGSANSQGNYTIQQRAVGTQIAVQSGQTVLLGGLIQQNENSTDTGIPGLNRVPVIGRLFGTTNHNRNRTELIVLITPRVITSAEEAKQVTDEYQRKFESLAPLRAATGEAGAGSGNSAAHH; via the coding sequence ATGTCCATCCAGCGCACGCCGCGGTTGACCCGCATCAGTACGCTCACCCTGGCCCTGTGGCTGGCCGGTTGCCAGTCGCTGCCTCCGCAGCACGACGACGGCGCCCTGCAGCGAGAAGCCATGGCCGGTACCGAAAAGCCGGTGCCTGCACAGCTGCCGCTGAATACGCACAACAATCCGCAGGACCTTGGCACGATGCCCAAGCCACAGGTGACCGAAGGAAGCGGCCAGTTCGTGCGCGCCACCGGCCTGTCGCAGCCGCGCAAGGCGGCCAGCGGCGATGGCGCGGTCACGTTCAACTTCGAGAACCAGCCGGTGCAGGCGGTGGTGAAAGCCATCCTCGGCGACCTGCTCAAGCAGAACTACACCATCGTGCCGGGCGTGCAGGGCAACGTGTCGTTCTCCACCTCCGAGCCGGTGGACAGCGGCCAAGCCATTCCCATTCTCGAGACGCTGCTCTCGTGGACCAACAACGCACTGGTCATGCGCGACGGCCAGTACGTGGTGATGCCGGCGAAGGACGCCGTCGCCGGCAACCTGACACCCAGCCTCAACGCCGTCGCGCCGCAGGGCGGCCTGCAGGCGCGCCTGTATCCGCTGCGCTACATCTCGGCCAGCGAGATGCAGAAGCTCATCAAACCGTTTGCGCGGGCTGACTCCGTGCTGTTGGCCGACCCGTCGCGCAACGTCATCGTGTTGTCGGGCACGCCATCGGAACTGGACAACTATCAGCGCACCATCCACACCTTCGACGTGGACTGGCTGCGCGGCATGTCGGTGGGCGTGTTCAGCCTGCAGCATGCCACCGTGGCGGAACTGGGCCCGCAACTCGACCAGATGTTCGGCCCCAAGGGCGACACGCCGCTGGCCGGCATGGTGCGCTTCCTGCCGATCGAACGCACCAACGCCATCGTAGTGATCAGCAGCCAGCCCACGTATCTGCAGGAAGTGGGCGACTGGATCACCAAGATCGATCGCGGTGGCGGCAACGAACCGGAGCTGTTCGTCTACGACGTGCGCAACATCAAGGCATCGGATCTCGCGCAGTACCTGGCGCAGATCTACACCAACGGCGGTGGCGGTGGTGGTGGCAATGCCGGCAAGGTCGGACCCGGCCTCAACGGTTCCACGCTGGGTTCGGGCGACAACGCCAATGGCTCGGCCAGTGGCATGGGCAGCACCGCGGGCAGTTTCGGCAGCAGCACGAGTGGCGGCATCCAGGGCACCGGTGGCGGGTTTGGCAGTGCCGGTGGGCTCGGCAACGGCACCAGTTCCGGGTTTGGCAGCAACGGCAGCGGCAGCAGCTTCGGCAGCAACGGGGGCGTGGGCAACACGGGCGGTGGCGCCGCGGGCGGCATGTCCTCGTTTGGCGGCAACAACGGCAATAACAACAACAGCGCCAGCCAGCAGTACACCTCCGAAGACGGCTCCATCCGCATCAGCTCGGTGGATTCGAACAACCAGTTGCTGGTGCGTGCGCGGCCGTCGCAGTGGTCTGAAATACAGCAGGCCATCCAGCGGCTGGACAACGTGCCGCTGCAGGTGCAGATCGAGATGCGCATTCTCGAGGTGGATCTCACCGGCGAGATGGAATTTGGCGTGCAGTGGTACCTGCAGGGCCTGGCCAACAGCACGCCGACTTACGACGGTAATGGCAACGTCAATGGTGCCACGTCGGCCTACCCTGGCATGAGCAAGAAAATCTCGCTGGGCTCGGGTGGCAACCAGTACGCCGGCGAACCGTTCTTCTATTCGTTCCTGAGCGGCAACAGCAAGCTGCAGGTGGCAGTTCGCGCGCTGGAAACCAACGGCAATACCAAGACGCTGTCTGCGCCGTCGCTGGTTGTGCTCAACAACCAGGTGGCACACATCCAGGTGGGTGACCAGGTGCCGATCAACCAGACGTCCATCGTCACTGGCCTGGGTACGACGACCGCCGGCTCCACCGCGAGCAGCGTGAGCTATCTGCCGACCGGCGTGATCCTAGACGTGCAGCCGCGCGTGAATCCGGGTGGTCTGGTTTATCTCAACGTGCAGCAGCAGGTGAGCAACACCACGGGTTCGGCGAACTCGCAGGGCAACTACACCATCCAGCAACGCGCCGTGGGCACGCAGATCGCCGTGCAGAGTGGTCAGACGGTGTTGTTGGGTGGCCTGATCCAGCAGAACGAAAACAGCACGGATACCGGTATTCCGGGACTCAACCGGGTGCCGGTCATTGGTCGGCTGTTTGGAACGACCAACCACAACCGCAATCGTACCGAGCTGATCGTGTTGATTACGCCGCGCGTGATTACCAGCGCGGAAGAGGCGAAGCAGGTAACGGACGAGTATCAGCGGAAGTTTGAGTCGCTGGCGCCGTTGCGGGCGGCGACGGGGGAGGCTGGGGCTGGGAGTGGTAACTCGGCTGCGCATCACTAA